A section of the Saccharopolyspora gregorii genome encodes:
- a CDS encoding helix-turn-helix domain-containing protein, which translates to METTVRDSGGLDVPTDGAASGGPTARRLVLGSQLRRLREASGISREDAGYEIRGSGSKISRLELGRVGFKERDVADLLTLYGVSDEGERSSFLELVRQSNQPGWWHRYSDLVPSWFQDYVGLEESASRIQTYEIQFVPGLLQTEDYARAIASQGRPEAVEEEVERRVRLRMHRQRLFTQPNAPRLWAVIDESVLHRPIGGVDVLREQIDHLLEVIKLPTISLQVLPFDLGRSGAEGAFTILRFAEQEIPDIVYLEHLSGALYLDKPEDVELYSKVSHRLAVDAHTPEATRKTLQAARKALGNAS; encoded by the coding sequence ATGGAAACGACCGTGCGTGATTCGGGAGGTCTGGACGTGCCCACGGATGGTGCCGCGAGTGGCGGCCCCACCGCGCGTCGCCTGGTTCTGGGGAGCCAGTTGCGCCGGTTGCGCGAGGCCAGCGGCATCTCCCGCGAGGACGCGGGGTACGAGATCCGCGGTTCCGGGTCCAAGATCAGCCGCCTGGAGCTCGGCCGGGTCGGGTTCAAGGAACGCGACGTCGCCGACCTGCTGACCCTGTACGGGGTGTCCGACGAGGGCGAGCGCAGCTCCTTCCTCGAACTCGTCCGCCAGTCCAACCAGCCCGGCTGGTGGCACCGCTACAGCGACCTCGTCCCGTCCTGGTTCCAGGACTACGTGGGGCTGGAGGAATCGGCGTCGCGGATCCAGACCTACGAGATCCAGTTCGTGCCCGGCCTGCTGCAGACCGAGGACTACGCGCGGGCCATCGCCAGCCAGGGGCGGCCGGAGGCAGTGGAGGAAGAGGTGGAGCGCCGGGTTCGGCTGCGGATGCACCGCCAGCGCCTGTTCACCCAGCCGAACGCCCCGCGGTTGTGGGCGGTGATCGACGAGTCGGTGCTGCACCGGCCGATCGGCGGCGTGGACGTGCTGCGCGAGCAGATCGACCACCTGCTGGAAGTGATCAAGCTGCCGACGATCTCGTTGCAGGTGCTGCCGTTCGACCTGGGCCGCTCCGGGGCGGAGGGCGCGTTCACGATCCTGCGGTTCGCCGAGCAGGAGATCCCGGACATCGTCTACCTGGAGCACCTCTCGGGCGCGCTGTACCTGGACAAGCCGGAGGACGTGGAGCTCTACAGCAAGGTCAGCCACCGGCTCGCGGTCGATGCGCACACGCCGGAGGCGACCCGCAAGACCTTGCAAGCAGCGCGCAAGGCGCTCGGGAACGCGAGCTGA
- a CDS encoding exodeoxyribonuclease III, whose protein sequence is MFTASTVNVNGLRAAAKKGFVEWLSGTTADVICLQETRAEPDQLPAAVLEPDGWFPLLAPAAAKGRSGVALYSRVEPAASRIGFGSEEFDDSGRYAEIELPGLVVASLYLPSGEVGTERQDEKERFMAEFLPHLDSLRTRAREDGREVLVCGDWNIAHREDDLKNWKANRKSAGFLPEEREWLSRVFDELGYVDVFRARNPEGPGPYSWWSYRGKAFDNDSGWRIDYQVATPGLAERATSAVVEKAPSYDKRWSDHAPVTVTYDL, encoded by the coding sequence GTGTTCACCGCCTCGACCGTCAACGTCAACGGATTGCGCGCCGCAGCGAAGAAGGGATTCGTCGAGTGGTTGTCCGGAACCACCGCCGACGTGATCTGCCTGCAGGAGACCCGCGCCGAACCGGATCAGCTGCCCGCCGCCGTCCTCGAACCTGACGGCTGGTTCCCGCTGCTCGCGCCCGCCGCAGCGAAGGGCCGCAGCGGTGTCGCGCTGTACTCGCGGGTCGAACCCGCCGCCTCCCGGATCGGTTTCGGCAGCGAAGAATTCGACGACAGCGGCCGTTACGCGGAGATCGAACTGCCCGGACTCGTCGTCGCCAGCCTCTACCTGCCCAGCGGTGAGGTCGGCACGGAACGCCAGGACGAGAAGGAGCGGTTCATGGCGGAATTCCTGCCGCACCTCGATTCGCTCCGCACCCGCGCGCGCGAAGACGGCCGCGAAGTCCTGGTGTGCGGGGATTGGAACATCGCACACCGCGAGGACGACCTGAAGAACTGGAAGGCCAACCGGAAATCCGCGGGATTCCTGCCGGAGGAAAGGGAATGGCTCAGCCGCGTCTTCGACGAACTCGGTTACGTCGACGTGTTCCGCGCCCGGAATCCCGAAGGCCCCGGTCCGTACTCGTGGTGGTCGTACCGCGGGAAGGCCTTCGACAACGATTCCGGCTGGCGCATCGACTACCAGGTCGCCACCCCGGGGCTCGCGGAACGGGCCACCAGCGCCGTCGTCGAGAAGGCGCCGTCGTACGACAAGCGCTGGAGCGACCACGCGCCGGTCACCGTCACCTACGACCTCTGA
- a CDS encoding ABC transporter ATP-binding protein, whose protein sequence is MSATCPMTGGAVIADGISKEFGTARRPALHDVTLRAAPGRCTAVVGPAGSGKSVLLRCLAGLERPTRGTVRIAGTELTALDEAARTEFRRTRIGVVYRQANLLPQLDVADNLLLPLDTAGRRADPDLLQRALDLLDVRELLDRATPALTRAEELRVAVARTVLQRADLLLVDDPTAGLDAITGRHHLRLLRRRCAEFGLPLVLFSADPATAAHADRVIALQDGRVVQERDRPADCGCEPGSTEHIA, encoded by the coding sequence GTGTCCGCGACATGCCCGATGACCGGCGGCGCGGTGATCGCCGACGGGATCAGCAAGGAGTTCGGGACGGCCCGCCGACCCGCGCTGCACGACGTGACCCTCCGGGCCGCACCCGGACGCTGCACCGCCGTGGTCGGCCCCGCGGGCTCCGGCAAGAGCGTGCTGCTGCGCTGCCTGGCCGGGCTGGAACGGCCCACCCGCGGCACCGTGCGGATCGCGGGCACCGAGCTGACCGCGCTCGACGAGGCCGCCCGCACCGAGTTCCGCCGCACCCGGATCGGCGTGGTCTACCGGCAGGCGAACCTGCTGCCCCAGCTCGACGTGGCCGACAACCTGCTGCTGCCGCTGGACACCGCGGGCAGGCGCGCGGACCCGGACCTGCTGCAGCGCGCGCTGGACCTGCTGGACGTGCGGGAGCTGCTGGACCGCGCCACCCCGGCGCTGACCCGCGCCGAGGAGCTGCGCGTCGCGGTGGCCCGCACCGTGCTGCAACGGGCCGACCTGCTGCTGGTCGACGACCCGACCGCCGGGCTCGACGCGATCACTGGCAGGCACCACCTGCGGCTGCTGCGCCGGCGCTGCGCGGAGTTCGGGTTGCCCCTCGTGCTGTTCTCCGCCGACCCGGCCACCGCCGCCCACGCGGACCGGGTCATCGCCCTGCAGGACGGGCGGGTCGTGCAGGAGCGCGACCGCCCCGCGGACTGCGGCTGCGAGCCCGGGAGCACCGAGCACATCGCCTGA
- a CDS encoding DUF397 domain-containing protein — protein MIAGNLPEASWRKSAHSGSVGNCVELASLLDGDIAVRNSRYPDGPALIYTREEIAAFLSGAKDGEFDDLIV, from the coding sequence ATGATCGCAGGGAACCTGCCCGAAGCGTCCTGGCGCAAGAGCGCGCACAGCGGCTCGGTGGGCAACTGCGTGGAGCTGGCCTCCCTGCTCGACGGAGACATCGCCGTCCGCAACTCCCGCTACCCCGACGGGCCCGCGCTCATCTACACCAGGGAGGAGATCGCGGCCTTCCTGTCAGGTGCCAAGGACGGCGAGTTCGACGACCTGATCGTCTGA